The following proteins are encoded in a genomic region of Microtus ochrogaster isolate Prairie Vole_2 chromosome 5, MicOch1.0, whole genome shotgun sequence:
- the Rpusd4 gene encoding mitochondrial RNA pseudouridine synthase RPUSD4 has translation MAAPRLATPGLRVLSGTSRPGRPFTPGSKPFCSSASTSRPLNAQRLAEKLRAQKQEQKTKKMPGSTNRVQRRVQELVRFTQQLQRVHPNVLAKELSRGILHQDKDILVINKPYGLPVHGGPGVQLCISDVLPILAKMLRGHKAEPLHLCHRLDKETTGVMVLAWEQDMAHQVQELFRARQVEKKYWAITVRTPLPSAGIIDIPIVEKKVQGQQQHHKMTLAPSYRMDNGKMVKVRANRDAHVAVTQYQVLCSNPSSALVELQPVTGIKHQLRVHLSFGLDCPILGDHKYSDWNRLVPQKLSAGTLKKLGLQQTKARYIPLHLHARQLILPALGARKEELLLACKLPHFFASSLRRLGLDMPNQDQSGGSEARSVEAE, from the exons ATGGCGGCGCCCAGGTTGGCTACGCCTGGTCTCCGGGTCCTGAGTGGGACGTCGCGTCCCGGGAGACCGTTCACTCCCGGATCCAAGCCGTTTTGCTCCAGCGCTTCTACCTCTAGGCCCCTGAACGCTCAGAGATTGGCGGAGAAGCTCCGAGcccagaaacaagagcaaaagaCGAAGAAAATGCCG GGCTCTACAAACCGTGTTCAGCGGAGGGTGCAGGAACTCGTGCGATTCACTCAGCAGCTACAGCGAGTTCACCCCAATGTGCTTGCTAAGGAACTGAGCCGAGGGATTCTCCACCAGGACAAGGACATTCTGGTCATTAATAAACCCTATGGTCTCCCTGTCCACG GTGGCCCCGGAGTCCAGCTCTGCATCAGTGATGTACTGCCCATCCTGGCAAAGATGCTTCGTGGCCACAAGGCAGAGCCTTTGCATCTGTGCCACCGTCTGGACAAAGAAACCACTGGTGTAATGGTGCTGGCTTGGGAGCAGGATATGGCACATCAAGTCCAGGAGTTGTTTAGAGCCCGCCAGGTGGAGAAGAAGTACTG GGCCATCACTGTGCGTACCCCCTTGCCCTCAGCAGGAATCATAGATATCCCGATTGTGGAGAAGAAAGTGCAAGGCCAGCAGCAACACCACAAG ATGACACTGGCCCCGAGTTACCGTATGGACAATGGAAAAATGGTAAAGGTGCGGGCTAACCGGGACGCCCATGTTGCTGTCACTCAGTACCAGGTGCTCTGCAGCAACCCCTCTTCTGCCCTCGTGGAGCTGCAGCCTGTTACTG GAATAAAACATCAGCTTCGGGTTCACCTGTCTTTTGGGTTGGATTGCCCGATCCTTGGTGATCATAAGTACTCAGACTGGAATAGGTTGGTCCCTCAG AAGCTTTCTGCTGGCACACTGAAGAAGCTGGGACTGCAGCAGACAAAGGCTCGCTACATCCCCCTTCACCTGCATGCCAGGCAGCTCATCCTGCCTGCTCTGGGAGCCAGAAAAGAGGAACTCCTCCTGGCCTGCAAGCTTCCTCACTTTTTTGCGAGTTCTCTGCGTCGTCTGGGTTTAGACATGCCAAATCAGGATCAAAGCGGAGGCAGTGAGGCCAGGAGTGTAGAAGCAGAGTGA